A single window of Labrus mixtus chromosome 23, fLabMix1.1, whole genome shotgun sequence DNA harbors:
- the zgc:85858 gene encoding stress-associated endoplasmic reticulum protein 1 — protein sequence MSAVQRMKVANERHSKTITQRGHVQKTSRPVNEEKSPVGPWLLALFVFVVCGSAIFQIIQSIRQGM from the exons ATGTCGGCGGTGCAGAGGATGAAAGTGGCGAACGAGCGGCACAGCAAGACCATCACACAGCGGGGACACGTCCAGAAAACATCG cggCCTGTAAACGAGGAGAAGTCTCCGGTGGGTCCGTGGCTGCTCGCTCTGTTCGTCTTTGTGGTTTGTGGATCAG ccATCTTCCAGATCATCCAGAGCATCAGACAGGGCATGTGA
- the nppcl2 gene encoding uncharacterized protein DDB_G0271670, translating into SSSSSSSSSSSSSSSSSSSSSSRSSSSSSSSSSSSSSSSSSSSSSSSSSSSSSSLSSSSSSASSSSSSSSSSSSSSSSSSSSSSSRSSSSSASSSSSSSSSSSSSRSSSSSASSSSSSSSSSSSSSSSSSSRSSSSSASSSSSSSSSSSSSSSSSSSSSSSRSSSSSASSSSSSSSSSSRSSSSSSSSSSSSSSRSSSSSASSSSSSSSSSSSSRSSSSSSSSSSASSSSSSSSSSSSRSSLSSSSSSSSSSSSSSSRSSSSSASSSSSSSSSSSSSSSSSSSRSSSSSASSSSSSSSSSSRSSSSSSSSSSRSSSSSASSSSSSSSSSSSSVLHSLFGSHLSSLILAPPTSDDITEGSAGRPAPSVLSPFKGVAMSRGAARGLAGRQEAVPRFFMDFLQRQSKMRRRSRKSMVGGRGCFGMKMDRIGSISGLGC; encoded by the exons tcatcttcatcttcatcatcatcatcatcatcatcatcatcatcatcatcatcatcttcatcatcacggtcatcttcatcatcatcatcatcatcttcatcatcatcatcatcttcatcatcatcttcatcttcatcttcatcatcttcatcatcatcttcattatcatcatcttcatcatcagcatcatcttcatcatcatcttcatcatcatcatcttcatcttcatcttcatcttcatcttcatcatcctcacggtcatcttcatcatcagcatcttcatcatcttcatcatcatcatcatcatcatcctcacggtcatcttcatcatcagcatcttcatcatcttcatcatcatcatcatcatcttcatcatcatcttcatcatcctcacggtcatcttcatcatcagcatcttcatcatcttcatcatcatcatcatcatcttcatcatcatcttcatcatcatcttcatcatcctcacggtcatcttcatcatcagcatcttcatcatcttcatcatcatcatcatcctcacggtcatcttcatcatcatcttcatcatcatcttcatcatcctcacggtcatcttcatcatcagcatcttcatcatcttcatcatcatcatcatcatcatcctcacggtcatcttcatcatcttcatcttcatcatcagcatcttcatcatcttcatcatcttcatcatcatcctcacggTCATCtttatcatcatcttcatcatcatcttcatcatcatcttcatcatcctcacggtcatcttcatcatcagcatcttcatcatcatcatcatcttcatcatcatcttcatcatcatcttcatcatcctcacggtcatcttcatcatcagcatcttcatcatcttcatcatcatcatcatcctcacggtcatcttcatcatcatcttcatcatcctcacggtcatcttcatcatcagcatcttcatcatcttcatcatcatcatcatcatcatcctca gtcctccactctctgttcggctctcacctctcctctctcatcctgGCCCCTCCCACCTccgatgacatcacagagggctCAGCTGGACGCCCGGCTCCCTCCGTCTTGTCTCCATTTAAGGGAGTGGCCATGAGTCGTGGCGCCGCAAGAGGATTGGCCGGCAGACAGGAGGCGGTCCCTCGGTTCTTCATGGACTTCCTGCAGCGCCAATCCAAGATGAGGAGGCGGAGCAGGAAGTCGATGGTCGGAGGCAGAGGATGCTTCGGGATGAAGATGGACCGCATCGGCTCCATCAGCGGGTTGGGCTGTTAG
- the ift46 gene encoding intraflagellar transport protein 46 homolog, translating into MEQGGRGDRGRDSSLLKNQPYDESLEVVDSEEVASVYSPTPRSLRQVESRRRRRGRGLMSATISTDQFGADQKAHRANEATRRPLGVSPHEEEDDDDDDSDEEEDDSDDDDDEDDDDEPSAAPEGAYDPADYANLPVSSDIKELFQYITRYSPQNIELEHSLKPFIPDFIPAVGDIDAFLKVPRPDDKEDSLGLLVLDEPSVKQSEPTVLTLWLSEESKQHGAPEMKKVTSVASPQSNPRVVDSWVESISALHRSKPPASVQYGRAMPDIDSLMQEWPAELEEQLGRLQLPPARLGCSTAHYADVICGLLDIPVHNSRIQSLHLLFSLYLEFRDSQHFTRRA; encoded by the exons ATGGAGCAGGGGGGCCGGGGAGACCGGGGCAGAGACAGCAGCCTGCTGAAGAACCAGCCGTACGACGAGAGCCTGGAGGTGGTCGACTCCGAGGAGGTGGCGAGCGTGTACAGCCCGACCCCCCGCAGCCTGAGACAG GTAGAGTccaggcggaggaggagggggcgtggcctaaTGTCAGCCACCATCAGCACTGACCAATTCGGGGCTGACCAAAAGGCTCACAGGGCCAACGAGGCCACCAGGAGGCCACTCGGGGTCAGTCCACACGAGGAAgaggacgacgacgacgacgactctgatgaagaggaggatgactcggatgacgacgacgatgaagatgatgatgatgaacccAGTGCGGCTCCAGAGGGGGCGTACGACCCTGCCGACTACGCCAACCTGCCCGTCAGCAGTGACATCAAAGAGCTGTTCCAGTACATCACACG ATACAGCCCTCAGAACATAGAGCTGGAGCACAGCCTGAAGCCCTTCATCCCAGACTTCATCCCCGCTGTGGGAGACATCGACGCCTTCCTCAAG gtacCGCGGCCGGACGACAAAGAGGACAGTCTGGGTCTGCTGGTTCTGGACGAGCCGAGCGTGAAGCAGTCGGAGCCCACGGTGCTGACGCTGTGGCTGTCAGAGGAGAGCAAGCAGCACGGAGCGCCCGAG ATGAAGAAGGTGACGAGTGTGGCGAGTCCTCAGTCGAACCCTCGTGTGGTCGACAGCTGGGTGGAGAGCATCAGCGCCCTGCATCGTTCGAAGCCTCCGGCCAGCGTGCAGTACGGCCGGGCGATGCCCGACATCGACAGCCTGATGCAGGAGTGGCCGGCAgagctggaggagcagctgggCCGCCTGCAGCTGCCCCCCGCCCGCCTCGGCTGCAGCACCGCCCACTATGCCGACGTCATCTGCGGTCTGCTCGACATCCCCGTCCACAACTCCAGAATCCAGAGTCTGCACCTCCTGTTCAGTCTGTACCTCGAGTTCAGAGACTCCCAGCACTTCACACGCAGAgcctga